One window of the bacterium genome contains the following:
- the ilvC gene encoding ketol-acid reductoisomerase, producing the protein MVNIYYDKDADLEILRNKKIAIIGYGSQGHAQAQNLRDSGLEVIVAEVERSKAWERAKRDGFEVTSAQKAAKEGDIIQVLVPDQIQTMVYDEFIKDNLKEGNVLGFSHGFNIHFGQIIPPAHIDVIMVAPKGPGHLVRRVFKEGGGVPNLIAIYQDYSKKAKETALAYSKGIGGTKAGTLETTFAEETETDLFGEQVVLCGGVSSLIKASFETLVEAGYQPEIAYFECCHELKLIVDLIYEYGISGMRYSVSDTAEYGDLTRGPRIIDEKTKERMGEILKEIQSGSFAREWILENKANRPVFNASRKKDQKHLIEEVGKNLRSMMSWIKEKEEL; encoded by the coding sequence ATGGTCAATATTTATTACGATAAAGATGCAGATTTAGAGATCTTGAGAAATAAAAAGATAGCTATTATTGGTTATGGAAGCCAAGGTCATGCTCAAGCTCAAAACCTAAGAGATAGTGGTTTAGAGGTAATAGTAGCTGAGGTAGAAAGAAGCAAAGCCTGGGAAAGAGCCAAGAGGGATGGGTTTGAGGTAACATCTGCTCAAAAAGCAGCTAAAGAAGGGGATATAATTCAAGTATTAGTTCCAGATCAAATTCAAACAATGGTTTATGATGAATTTATTAAAGATAATTTAAAAGAAGGAAATGTTTTGGGATTTTCTCATGGATTTAATATTCATTTTGGACAAATTATTCCTCCTGCTCATATTGATGTAATTATGGTGGCTCCAAAAGGCCCTGGACATTTAGTGAGAAGAGTGTTTAAGGAAGGAGGAGGTGTTCCTAATTTAATTGCTATTTATCAAGATTATTCAAAAAAGGCTAAAGAGACGGCCTTAGCTTATTCCAAAGGGATTGGAGGAACCAAAGCTGGGACATTAGAAACTACTTTTGCTGAGGAGACAGAAACAGATCTTTTTGGAGAACAAGTTGTTCTTTGTGGCGGAGTGTCTTCGTTAATTAAAGCTAGCTTTGAAACCTTAGTAGAAGCAGGGTATCAACCAGAAATTGCTTATTTTGAGTGTTGTCATGAATTAAAACTTATTGTCGATTTAATCTATGAATATGGAATTTCAGGGATGCGTTATTCTGTCAGCGATACAGCAGAATATGGTGATTTAACCAGAGGCCCAAGAATAATAGATGAAAAGACTAAAGAAAGGATGGGGGAAATCTTAAAAGAGATTCAGTCTGGGTCTTTTGCTCGGGAATGGATTTTAGAAAATAAGGCTAATCGACCAGTCTTTAATGCTTCAAGAAAAAAAGACCAAAAACATCTAATTGAAGAAGTAGGTAAAAATTTAAGAAGTATGATGAGTTGGATTAAAGAGAAAGAAGAATTGTAA